From Patescibacteria group bacterium, a single genomic window includes:
- a CDS encoding UTP--glucose-1-phosphate uridylyltransferase: protein MPTRIRKAVIPAAGFGTRFLPQTKAMPKEMLPIVDKPIIQHIVEELVDAGIEDIVIVTGYHKRSIEDHFDRPSLELIENLRMGGEKKLPLLRETERISEMANFVYVRQKGPYGNGTPLLNVGHIVGNEPFIYTWSDDFIKATPTRFKQLIEIYEEYGCSILASIKATKDEDYDRYGFAGGREIGDGLIDVETIIEKPGKANAPSNLANVSGFVLTPDIFEYIQKALVALQEGHELYYNDALKLMIQDGKRVIAAEIKNGKYYDTGNKLEYLKTVVEFAFEHPEINSKFKEYLKSLNIE from the coding sequence ATGCCTACTAGAATTCGCAAAGCAGTTATTCCTGCTGCTGGGTTTGGGACGCGTTTTCTACCTCAGACAAAAGCAATGCCCAAAGAAATGCTTCCGATTGTGGATAAGCCAATTATCCAACATATTGTTGAGGAACTCGTGGATGCAGGAATAGAGGATATAGTTATCGTAACCGGCTATCATAAACGAAGTATTGAAGACCATTTTGACAGACCGAGTCTAGAGTTGATTGAGAATCTGAGGATGGGTGGTGAGAAGAAATTGCCGCTTCTTAGGGAGACTGAGCGTATCTCAGAAATGGCTAACTTTGTTTATGTGAGACAGAAAGGACCATATGGTAATGGCACACCACTTTTGAATGTGGGGCATATTGTGGGCAATGAGCCATTTATCTATACTTGGAGCGATGATTTTATCAAGGCTACACCTACTCGTTTCAAACAACTTATTGAGATCTATGAAGAGTATGGTTGTTCAATATTGGCTAGTATCAAAGCAACTAAAGATGAGGATTACGATCGTTATGGGTTTGCCGGTGGCCGCGAGATTGGAGATGGTCTTATAGATGTTGAGACAATTATTGAAAAGCCGGGTAAAGCAAATGCACCTTCAAATCTTGCTAATGTTAGCGGATTTGTACTTACACCTGATATCTTTGAGTATATCCAAAAAGCGCTTGTCGCTCTTCAGGAAGGACATGAACTCTATTATAACGATGCTCTTAAGCTTATGATCCAAGATGGTAAACGCGTTATTGCTGCAGAAATTAAAAATGGCAAATACTACGACACAGGCAATAAATTAGAATACCTTAAAACAGTGGTTGAGTTTGCCTTTGAGCATCCTGAGATCAATAGTAAATTTAAAGAATATTTGAAGAGTCTAAATATTGAATAA
- the nusG gene encoding transcription termination/antitermination protein NusG, whose protein sequence is MDQTIHTPTEEEIKKASQSPEAKWYIIHTYAGHENKVARSLKQRVETMGFQTRIFDIIVPTRNTIKVHGGKKEEVQEKIFPGYVLVKMILDDESWLLVRTTPGVTAFIGAGNKPTPISEKEVEAIQQFMKQEEPLYKTSFTVGEAVKIIDGPFADFLGTIEHIDDTRGKLRVLVSIFGRETPVELDFLQVQKI, encoded by the coding sequence ATGGATCAAACGATACACACACCAACAGAAGAAGAGATAAAAAAAGCCTCTCAGTCACCCGAGGCTAAATGGTATATTATCCATACTTATGCAGGACATGAGAATAAAGTTGCTCGCTCTCTTAAACAGCGCGTTGAAACAATGGGCTTTCAAACCCGTATATTTGATATCATTGTCCCAACAAGAAACACAATCAAAGTACATGGTGGCAAAAAGGAAGAGGTCCAAGAAAAAATCTTTCCGGGATACGTTCTTGTCAAAATGATTTTGGATGATGAATCCTGGCTTCTTGTTAGAACAACTCCAGGAGTCACAGCATTTATTGGTGCAGGCAACAAACCTACTCCCATCTCTGAAAAAGAAGTTGAAGCAATTCAACAGTTTATGAAGCAAGAAGAGCCATTGTATAAAACATCATTTACAGTTGGAGAGGCAGTCAAAATTATTGATGGTCCTTTTGCAGATTTCTTGGGCACAATTGAGCATATAGATGATACTCGAGGAAAATTGCGTGTCCTAGTAAGCATCTTTGGTAGAGAGACACCCGTAGAATTAGATTTTTTGCAAGTTCAGAAAATCTAA
- the rplK gene encoding 50S ribosomal protein L11: MAKKVKTIIKLNIPAGAATPAPPVGPALGQHGVPIMEFVKAFNDKTADQKGNILPVVITVYEDRTFSFVTKKPPVAEMIKKLIGRGGAQKPGREKAGTLTRAQAEEIAKQKMEDLNTDDLEMATRIVMGTARSMGIEVKE; encoded by the coding sequence ATGGCAAAAAAAGTAAAAACAATCATCAAACTTAACATCCCAGCAGGAGCAGCAACTCCTGCTCCACCTGTTGGACCAGCACTTGGTCAACATGGAGTTCCTATTATGGAGTTTGTCAAAGCCTTCAATGATAAAACTGCTGATCAAAAAGGCAATATTCTTCCTGTTGTGATTACTGTTTATGAGGATAGAACTTTTTCTTTTGTTACCAAAAAACCTCCAGTTGCTGAAATGATTAAAAAACTGATTGGTCGAGGAGGCGCTCAAAAACCCGGGAGAGAAAAAGCTGGTACACTGACACGAGCACAAGCTGAGGAAATTGCCAAACAAAAAATGGAAGATCTGAACACTGATGATCTTGAGATGGCAACTCGTATCGTGATGGGAACAGCACGATCAATGGGAATAGAGGTCAAAGAATAA
- the rplA gene encoding 50S ribosomal protein L1, whose product MGKIRIKTIGDEELEKQQAEEAKKRSETKRTESEEAKDTLSSPKEKKEKKEKFKKRTRGASRSKSYLIKAELVDKNKKYTLEEAIKLLPQLKRAKFDETVELHFTLTDGSMSGSVVLPHGTGKQIKVAIADGKNPQELDALIKKIESGNIDFDILVATPDAMPRLARVARILGPKGLMPNPKAGTVTTKPEEVAQKYQGGQINFKTEAKFPLLHIAVGKVSFGEEKIKENIMAILKSIDHKKIKNATLKSTMSPAIPLDIASL is encoded by the coding sequence ATGGGCAAAATAAGAATCAAAACAATCGGAGACGAAGAATTGGAAAAACAACAAGCTGAAGAAGCTAAAAAGCGTAGTGAAACAAAGAGAACTGAATCTGAAGAAGCTAAGGATACTCTAAGTTCTCCAAAAGAAAAAAAGGAAAAGAAAGAAAAATTTAAGAAAAGAACTAGAGGAGCTTCCCGCTCAAAATCTTATCTTATTAAAGCAGAGCTTGTTGATAAAAATAAAAAATACACTCTTGAAGAGGCTATCAAGCTTCTGCCTCAACTCAAAAGAGCAAAGTTTGATGAAACTGTGGAATTACATTTTACACTCACTGATGGAAGTATGTCAGGAAGTGTAGTACTACCCCACGGAACAGGCAAACAAATAAAGGTTGCTATTGCAGATGGTAAAAATCCTCAAGAGCTTGATGCGCTAATTAAAAAAATTGAAAGTGGCAATATTGATTTTGATATATTAGTAGCAACACCGGATGCAATGCCACGACTGGCACGCGTTGCACGCATCTTAGGACCCAAAGGACTTATGCCCAATCCTAAAGCAGGAACTGTAACTACTAAACCAGAAGAGGTAGCACAAAAATATCAAGGCGGACAAATCAATTTCAAAACTGAAGCAAAATTTCCTCTCTTGCATATTGCAGTGGGTAAAGTATCATTTGGAGAAGAAAAAATCAAAGAAAATATCATGGCAATTTTGAAAAGTATTGATCATAAAAAGATCAAAAACGCAACACTTAAAAGTACGATGAGTCCTGCAATCCCTCTTGACATAGCATCTTTATAG
- the rplL gene encoding 50S ribosomal protein L7/L12, with protein MAKLSKEELIEAIEQMSVLELSDLVKALEEKFGVSAAAMAVAAAPQPAAGAQAESAPAEEQTVFNVVLTNPGANKIAVIKAIRELVPTLGLKEAKDLVDTAPKEILTQVNKKTAEEAKEKLTAAGATVELK; from the coding sequence ATGGCAAAACTTTCTAAAGAAGAATTAATTGAAGCAATTGAGCAGATGTCTGTTCTTGAGCTCTCAGATCTGGTGAAAGCACTTGAAGAAAAGTTTGGAGTAAGTGCGGCTGCGATGGCCGTTGCTGCTGCTCCTCAACCAGCGGCAGGAGCACAAGCTGAATCTGCTCCAGCTGAAGAACAAACAGTTTTCAATGTTGTTCTTACCAATCCTGGAGCCAACAAAATAGCTGTAATTAAAGCAATACGGGAATTAGTTCCAACACTGGGGCTTAAAGAAGCTAAAGATCTTGTCGATACTGCTCCAAAAGAAATCCTAACGCAGGTCAACAAAAAAACAGCAGAAGAAGCAAAAGAGAAGTTAACGGCTGCAGGTGCAACTGTAGAACTCAAATAA
- a CDS encoding galactose-1-phosphate uridylyltransferase, giving the protein MPDFTFIKNSLSKRWVISAPRRAKRPDIANGIEPPCPFCPGREHLEREIFRIGGKYPDSNWKVRVIPNKFPFAPIHEVIINSPDHHKGFESLDLHQIELLLGVYRHQFNEYYYKGQVYIFHNRGQKAGESLPHPHTQLVVIPEKVFLDIPCLQYVSSDIPDGIKTEYFRIFCPKTSNWPDEVWIAPRKDGQIFGEITDEQIHDLADILSRLVKIFDVRHGNDFPYNFYIYPGGDWYLRIIPRNKTLGGFEVGTNVFVNTQNPQETIKFIKEHFHKPNFEKILKEHQAEYHLTV; this is encoded by the coding sequence ATGCCTGATTTTACTTTCATCAAAAATTCACTTTCCAAGCGCTGGGTCATATCAGCACCGCGACGCGCAAAACGTCCAGACATTGCCAATGGTATTGAGCCTCCTTGTCCGTTTTGTCCTGGCCGCGAGCATCTTGAGAGAGAAATTTTTAGGATTGGGGGTAAATATCCTGACTCAAACTGGAAAGTTAGAGTTATTCCCAATAAATTTCCTTTTGCTCCAATACACGAGGTGATTATCAACTCACCGGATCATCACAAAGGATTTGAGAGTTTAGATCTGCATCAAATAGAGCTGTTGTTGGGAGTATATAGACATCAATTTAATGAATATTATTATAAAGGTCAGGTCTATATTTTTCACAATCGCGGTCAGAAAGCAGGTGAGAGTCTTCCTCATCCTCACACTCAGCTTGTTGTAATACCAGAAAAAGTATTTCTTGATATTCCCTGTCTTCAGTATGTTTCATCAGATATTCCAGATGGTATTAAAACTGAGTATTTTAGAATTTTTTGTCCCAAAACATCTAATTGGCCAGATGAAGTATGGATTGCACCGCGCAAAGATGGTCAGATATTTGGTGAGATAACTGATGAACAAATTCACGATCTTGCAGATATCCTGTCTCGACTTGTTAAAATTTTTGATGTACGTCATGGTAATGATTTTCCATATAATTTTTATATCTACCCCGGAGGAGATTGGTATCTGCGAATAATTCCACGCAACAAAACGCTGGGAGGATTTGAGGTTGGGACAAATGTCTTTGTTAATACCCAAAATCCTCAGGAAACAATCAAGTTTATAAAAGAACATTTCCACAAACCTAATTTTGAGAAAATACTCAAAGAGCATCAGGCAGAATACCACCTTACAGTATAA